The Lycium ferocissimum isolate CSIRO_LF1 chromosome 10, AGI_CSIRO_Lferr_CH_V1, whole genome shotgun sequence genome window below encodes:
- the LOC132034341 gene encoding acyl-CoA-binding domain-containing protein 4 isoform X3, with amino-acid sequence MRSFSFQVLNFDSFSWTTASSKLYLSPTSLPLKIPACKGHALVQWGKKILMVGGKTDPASDKISVWAFDIETECWSLLEAKGDVPVARSGHTVLRASSVLILFGGEDAKRRKLNDMHMFDLKSLTWLPLHCTGTGPSPRSNHVSALYDDKLLLIFGGSSKSRTLNDLYTLDFETMAWSRIKIRGFHPSPRAGCCGVLCGTKWYIAGGGSRKRRHAETLIFDVIKLEWSVAVASPASSITTNKGFSLVLVQHKERDFLVAFGGFKKDPSNEVEVLIMEKNELSMGRRSSLSKAAGNRLTSTGPASQPINSTCHVDSIARQNLASAVEHHGSGRKSLSESLLIDPSSVSGNVSLRKQFSNDEDACAKMTKTSGDESPSQEQGAKQLDIEIKTSSSGRKVMAEEISTISESEHLSTHHRQASGNLFQDTDDFVFQEGDYKAGLLASSGACQQYEAKISALMRKNGILEGQLEAALAGREEAEKKSTSALKSKQDMEKKMADAVREMELLKEKLASVELAQEEANSLSNIVHSDNVRLEHDVAFLKAVMDDTQKELHTTRGVLAGERARAFQLQVEVFHLKQRLQSLENRSPTPRKPFHV; translated from the exons ATGcgttcattttcatttcaggTGCTAAATTTTGATAGCTTTTCCTGGACAACAGCTTCATCAAAGCTCTACCTCTCGCCCACCAGTCTTCCTCTAAAGATCCCAGCATGCAAGGGCCATGCTTTG GTTCAATGGGGGAAAAAGATTCTTATGGTTGGAGGAAAAACTGACCCAGCAAGTGACAAAATCTCAG TCTGGGCATTTGACATTGAAACTGAATGCTGGTCACTTCTGGAAGCGAAAGGAGACGTTCCG GTTGCACGTAGTGGTCATACTGTCCTTAGAGCAAGCTCAGTTTTGATATTATTTGGGGGTGAAGACGCGAAGAGGAGGAAGCTAAATGATATGCATATGTTTGATCTTAAATCCCTGACATGGCTGCCCCTTCATTGCAC GGGAACAGGTCCATCTCCAAGATCAAACCATGTGTCTGCGCTCTATGATGATAAGTTGCTCCTGATTTTTGGTGGATCATCAAAGTCCAGGACGTTAAATGACTTATACACACTTGACTTTGAGACG ATGGCGTGGTCAAGAATTAAAATACGTGGATTCCATCCTTCACCTAGAGCTGGTTGTTGTGGAGTGCTCTGTGGAACTAAATGGTATATTGCTGGGGGTGGTAGCAGGAAAAGAA GACATGCCGAGACTCTAATATTTGATGTTATAAAACTTGAATGGTCTGTCGCTGTTGCTTCACCAGCTTCTTCTATCACAACCAACAAG GGATTCAGCCTCGTCCTTGTGCAGCATAAGGAAAGGGATTTTCTTGTGGCTTTTGGTGGTTTCAAGAAAGATCCATCAAATGAG GTTGAGGTACTcattatggaaaaaaatgaattgtcAATGGGTCGCAGATCAAGTTTAAGTAAAGCTGCTGGGAATCGTTTGACATCCACTGGGCCTGCTTCTCAGCCAATTAATTCTACCTGTCATGTGGATTCTATAGCGAGACAGAATCTAGCCTCTGCGGTTGAGCATCATGGCTCTGGTAGAAAATCATTGTCAGAGTCTTTACTCATTGATCCTAGTTCTGTGTCTGGTAATGTCTCACTTCGCAAGCAATTTTCCAATGATGAAGACGCCTGTGCAAAGATGACTAAGACTTCAGGCGATGAAAGCCCTTCACAG GAACAAGGAGCAAAACAACTGGACATAGAAATCAAAACAAGCAGCAGTGGACGTAAAGTTATGGCTGAGGAGATTTCTACTATCTCTGAATCTGAACATTTGTCTACTCATCACAGACAAGCAAGTGGAAACCTTTTTCAAGACACTGATGATTTTGTCTTCCAAGAAGGTGATTATAAAGCTGGATTACTAGCTTCATCAGGTGCTTGTCAGCAGTATGAAGCAAAAATTTCTGCCCTAATGAGGAAGAACGGAATTCTAGAAGGACAGCTGGAAGCTGCATTGGCTGGCCGTGAAGAAGCAGAGAAAAAATCAACTTCTGCTCTGAAAAGTAAACAGGACATGGAAAAAAAGATGGCCGACGCTGTAAGGGAGATGGAGTTGCTTAAAGAAAAGCTAGCTAGTGTTGAATTGGCCCAGGAAGAGGCTAACAGTTTATCCAACATCGTCCACTCTGATAATGTCAGGCTTGAGCATGATGTGGCTTTCCTCAAAGCAGTTATGGATGATACACAGAAG GAACTGCATACAACAAGGGGAGTCCTTGCTGGAGAAAGGGCAAGAGCTTTCCAGTTGCAG GTTGAAGTTTTCCATTTAAAACAAAGATTGCAGTCACTGGAGAATCGATCTCCAACACCTCGGAAGCCTTTCCATGTTTAG
- the LOC132034342 gene encoding monothiol glutaredoxin-S3, with the protein MERVSRMVAEKPVVIFSKNSCCMSHTIKSLFCDLGVHPAVHELDEMQRGREIEAALSRLGCNPTVPAVFIGGELIGGENEVMSLHLKRSLKPMLKRAGALWV; encoded by the coding sequence ATGGAGAGGGTAAGCAGAATGGTGGCTGAAAAGCCAGTAGTGATCTTCAGCAAGAATTCTTGTTGCATGAGCCACACTATTAAGTCTCTCTTTTGTGACCTTGGTGTTCACCCTGCAGTTCATGAGCTTGATGAGATGCAAAGAGGACGAGAAATCGAAGCAGCCCTATCGAGACTCGGTTGTAACCCTACAGTTCCAGCAGTATTCATCGGTGGTGAACTTATTGGTGGTGAAAATGAAGTCATGAGTCTTCATCTTAAACGCTCTTTAAAACCAATGCTTAAAAGGGCTGGAGCTCTATgggtttaa
- the LOC132034341 gene encoding acyl-CoA-binding domain-containing protein 4 isoform X1, translated as MFGFSKRRMKLGRLNSAQGTRSPMRQPKHSSSSSGEGVPHSNNDSEEKSCQCSSGAPELNNCASGGSENWMLLSIAGEKPTPRFNHAAAVVGNKMVVVGGETGSRLLEDVQVLNFDSFSWTTASSKLYLSPTSLPLKIPACKGHALVQWGKKILMVGGKTDPASDKISVWAFDIETECWSLLEAKGDVPVARSGHTVLRASSVLILFGGEDAKRRKLNDMHMFDLKSLTWLPLHCTGTGPSPRSNHVSALYDDKLLLIFGGSSKSRTLNDLYTLDFETMAWSRIKIRGFHPSPRAGCCGVLCGTKWYIAGGGSRKRRHAETLIFDVIKLEWSVAVASPASSITTNKGFSLVLVQHKERDFLVAFGGFKKDPSNEVEVLIMEKNELSMGRRSSLSKAAGNRLTSTGPASQPINSTCHVDSIARQNLASAVEHHGSGRKSLSESLLIDPSSVSGNVSLRKQFSNDEDACAKMTKTSGDESPSQEQGAKQLDIEIKTSSSGRKVMAEEISTISESEHLSTHHRQASGNLFQDTDDFVFQEGDYKAGLLASSGACQQYEAKISALMRKNGILEGQLEAALAGREEAEKKSTSALKSKQDMEKKMADAVREMELLKEKLASVELAQEEANSLSNIVHSDNVRLEHDVAFLKAVMDDTQKELHTTRGVLAGERARAFQLQVEVFHLKQRLQSLENRSPTPRKPFHV; from the exons ATGTTTGGGTTCTCGAAACGGAGAATGAAGCTGGGGAG GTTGAACTCAGCTCAAGGAACTAGAAGTCCAATGAGGCAACCCAAGCATTCTAGCAGTTCCAGT GGTGAAGGTGTTCCTCATAGTAATAATGATTCAGAAGAAAAGAGTTGTCAATGCTCATCAGGTGCACCTGAGCTTAACAATTGTGCTTCAGGTGGCTCAGAAAACTGGATGCTTCTTTCTATAGCTGGAGAAAAACCTACACCTCGCTTCAAT CATGCAGCAGCTGTAGTTGGGAACAAGATGGTGGTTGTCGGTGGAGAAACTGGTAGCCGGTTGTTAGAGGATGTGCAG gTGCTAAATTTTGATAGCTTTTCCTGGACAACAGCTTCATCAAAGCTCTACCTCTCGCCCACCAGTCTTCCTCTAAAGATCCCAGCATGCAAGGGCCATGCTTTG GTTCAATGGGGGAAAAAGATTCTTATGGTTGGAGGAAAAACTGACCCAGCAAGTGACAAAATCTCAG TCTGGGCATTTGACATTGAAACTGAATGCTGGTCACTTCTGGAAGCGAAAGGAGACGTTCCG GTTGCACGTAGTGGTCATACTGTCCTTAGAGCAAGCTCAGTTTTGATATTATTTGGGGGTGAAGACGCGAAGAGGAGGAAGCTAAATGATATGCATATGTTTGATCTTAAATCCCTGACATGGCTGCCCCTTCATTGCAC GGGAACAGGTCCATCTCCAAGATCAAACCATGTGTCTGCGCTCTATGATGATAAGTTGCTCCTGATTTTTGGTGGATCATCAAAGTCCAGGACGTTAAATGACTTATACACACTTGACTTTGAGACG ATGGCGTGGTCAAGAATTAAAATACGTGGATTCCATCCTTCACCTAGAGCTGGTTGTTGTGGAGTGCTCTGTGGAACTAAATGGTATATTGCTGGGGGTGGTAGCAGGAAAAGAA GACATGCCGAGACTCTAATATTTGATGTTATAAAACTTGAATGGTCTGTCGCTGTTGCTTCACCAGCTTCTTCTATCACAACCAACAAG GGATTCAGCCTCGTCCTTGTGCAGCATAAGGAAAGGGATTTTCTTGTGGCTTTTGGTGGTTTCAAGAAAGATCCATCAAATGAG GTTGAGGTACTcattatggaaaaaaatgaattgtcAATGGGTCGCAGATCAAGTTTAAGTAAAGCTGCTGGGAATCGTTTGACATCCACTGGGCCTGCTTCTCAGCCAATTAATTCTACCTGTCATGTGGATTCTATAGCGAGACAGAATCTAGCCTCTGCGGTTGAGCATCATGGCTCTGGTAGAAAATCATTGTCAGAGTCTTTACTCATTGATCCTAGTTCTGTGTCTGGTAATGTCTCACTTCGCAAGCAATTTTCCAATGATGAAGACGCCTGTGCAAAGATGACTAAGACTTCAGGCGATGAAAGCCCTTCACAG GAACAAGGAGCAAAACAACTGGACATAGAAATCAAAACAAGCAGCAGTGGACGTAAAGTTATGGCTGAGGAGATTTCTACTATCTCTGAATCTGAACATTTGTCTACTCATCACAGACAAGCAAGTGGAAACCTTTTTCAAGACACTGATGATTTTGTCTTCCAAGAAGGTGATTATAAAGCTGGATTACTAGCTTCATCAGGTGCTTGTCAGCAGTATGAAGCAAAAATTTCTGCCCTAATGAGGAAGAACGGAATTCTAGAAGGACAGCTGGAAGCTGCATTGGCTGGCCGTGAAGAAGCAGAGAAAAAATCAACTTCTGCTCTGAAAAGTAAACAGGACATGGAAAAAAAGATGGCCGACGCTGTAAGGGAGATGGAGTTGCTTAAAGAAAAGCTAGCTAGTGTTGAATTGGCCCAGGAAGAGGCTAACAGTTTATCCAACATCGTCCACTCTGATAATGTCAGGCTTGAGCATGATGTGGCTTTCCTCAAAGCAGTTATGGATGATACACAGAAG GAACTGCATACAACAAGGGGAGTCCTTGCTGGAGAAAGGGCAAGAGCTTTCCAGTTGCAG GTTGAAGTTTTCCATTTAAAACAAAGATTGCAGTCACTGGAGAATCGATCTCCAACACCTCGGAAGCCTTTCCATGTTTAG
- the LOC132034339 gene encoding uncharacterized protein LOC132034339, which produces MRNPRVPEDFLLECFIGGLKEEIGETVKMYEPYSLSQAVSFARKQERIINARERKAKWMHKGTIVPFNKEPVKNIKLPRKGPEANARPEIKPEFRRIHGACWRCGERYHPRHVCKDKQLNAMSVVEEEQQGEGAQEERQLALTVEEEVTQEMMEGEEEAVCLNAMSCTPEPNTFKLKGFIKKRAVIILVDYGSTHSFLDSQTAKELGLVAQMDRLLRVTVANGQQMYSHQSVTVKWKASGVEFTDKFRLLNIGSCDMVLGGDWMRAHSPVTFDYELYVLKLQQAGKMVTLKGELGHGKMHQITTKGVVRILRKGQALLAHFFTMVSQEIVEDEEIPTEVQGVLTAYAEVFKELKALPPTREHDHAIPIIPGVKPVSLRPYRSK; this is translated from the exons ATGAGAAATCCTAGAGTGCCTGAAGATTTTCTACTTGAATGTTTCATTGGTGGGTTGAAGGAGGAGATTGGAGAGACAGTCAAGATGTATGAACCTTACTCTCTTTCCCAAGCAGTGTCATTTGCAAGGAAACAAGAAAGGATCATCAATGCTAGAGAAAGGAAAGCTAAATGGATGCATAAGGGAACCATTGTACCTTTTAACAAGGAACCAGTCAAAAACATTAAGTTGCCAAGGAAAGGGCCTGAGGCCAACGCTAGACCAGAGATCAAGCCTGAGTTTAGGAGAATTCATGGTGCTTGTTGGAGGTGTGGAGAAAGGTATCACCCAAGGCATGTATGCAAGGACAAACAGCTCAATGCCATGTCTGTAGTGGAGGAAGAACAACAAGGAGAAGGAGCACAAGAGGAGCGCCAATTGGCTTTGACAGTTGAGGAAGAAGTTACACAAGAGATGAtggaaggagaagaagaagcagTATGCTTAAATGCTATGTCCTGTACCCCTGAGCCTAACACTTTCAAGCTTAAAGGGTTTATAAAGAAGAGAGCAGTCATAATTCTAGTGGATTATGGCAGTACACACAGTTTCCTTGACAGCCAAACAGCCAAGGAACTGGGGTTAGTGGCACAGATGGACAGACTACTGAGGGTGACAGTAGCCAATGGGCAGCAAATGTATAGCCATCAAAGTGTGACTGTGAAATGGAAGGCTAGTGGAGTAGAATTCACAGACAAGTTCAGACTACTGAACATAGGCAGTTGTGATATGGTGTTAGGGGGTGATTGGATGAGGGCACACTCCCCAGTTACTTTTGACTATGAGCTCTATGTACTGAAGCTTCAGCAAGCTGGGAAAATGGTGACATTAAAGGGTGAATTGGGTCATGGTAAAATGCATCAGATCACAACCAAAGGTGTAGTAAGAATATTGAGGAAAGGTCAAGCATTATTAGCACACTTCTTTACTATGGTGAGCCAAGAGATAGTGGAAGATGaggaaataccaacagaggTGCAAGGAGTTTTGACAGCTTATGCTGAAGTGTTCAAAGAACTTAAGGCTTTGCCCCCAACTAGGGAGCATGATCATGCTATACCTATCATACCAGGTGTTAAACCAGTATCCTTAAGGCCCTACAG AAGCAAGTAG
- the LOC132034341 gene encoding acyl-CoA-binding domain-containing protein 4 isoform X2: MRQPKHSSSSSGEGVPHSNNDSEEKSCQCSSGAPELNNCASGGSENWMLLSIAGEKPTPRFNHAAAVVGNKMVVVGGETGSRLLEDVQVLNFDSFSWTTASSKLYLSPTSLPLKIPACKGHALVQWGKKILMVGGKTDPASDKISVWAFDIETECWSLLEAKGDVPVARSGHTVLRASSVLILFGGEDAKRRKLNDMHMFDLKSLTWLPLHCTGTGPSPRSNHVSALYDDKLLLIFGGSSKSRTLNDLYTLDFETMAWSRIKIRGFHPSPRAGCCGVLCGTKWYIAGGGSRKRRHAETLIFDVIKLEWSVAVASPASSITTNKGFSLVLVQHKERDFLVAFGGFKKDPSNEVEVLIMEKNELSMGRRSSLSKAAGNRLTSTGPASQPINSTCHVDSIARQNLASAVEHHGSGRKSLSESLLIDPSSVSGNVSLRKQFSNDEDACAKMTKTSGDESPSQEQGAKQLDIEIKTSSSGRKVMAEEISTISESEHLSTHHRQASGNLFQDTDDFVFQEGDYKAGLLASSGACQQYEAKISALMRKNGILEGQLEAALAGREEAEKKSTSALKSKQDMEKKMADAVREMELLKEKLASVELAQEEANSLSNIVHSDNVRLEHDVAFLKAVMDDTQKELHTTRGVLAGERARAFQLQVEVFHLKQRLQSLENRSPTPRKPFHV, from the exons ATGAGGCAACCCAAGCATTCTAGCAGTTCCAGT GGTGAAGGTGTTCCTCATAGTAATAATGATTCAGAAGAAAAGAGTTGTCAATGCTCATCAGGTGCACCTGAGCTTAACAATTGTGCTTCAGGTGGCTCAGAAAACTGGATGCTTCTTTCTATAGCTGGAGAAAAACCTACACCTCGCTTCAAT CATGCAGCAGCTGTAGTTGGGAACAAGATGGTGGTTGTCGGTGGAGAAACTGGTAGCCGGTTGTTAGAGGATGTGCAG gTGCTAAATTTTGATAGCTTTTCCTGGACAACAGCTTCATCAAAGCTCTACCTCTCGCCCACCAGTCTTCCTCTAAAGATCCCAGCATGCAAGGGCCATGCTTTG GTTCAATGGGGGAAAAAGATTCTTATGGTTGGAGGAAAAACTGACCCAGCAAGTGACAAAATCTCAG TCTGGGCATTTGACATTGAAACTGAATGCTGGTCACTTCTGGAAGCGAAAGGAGACGTTCCG GTTGCACGTAGTGGTCATACTGTCCTTAGAGCAAGCTCAGTTTTGATATTATTTGGGGGTGAAGACGCGAAGAGGAGGAAGCTAAATGATATGCATATGTTTGATCTTAAATCCCTGACATGGCTGCCCCTTCATTGCAC GGGAACAGGTCCATCTCCAAGATCAAACCATGTGTCTGCGCTCTATGATGATAAGTTGCTCCTGATTTTTGGTGGATCATCAAAGTCCAGGACGTTAAATGACTTATACACACTTGACTTTGAGACG ATGGCGTGGTCAAGAATTAAAATACGTGGATTCCATCCTTCACCTAGAGCTGGTTGTTGTGGAGTGCTCTGTGGAACTAAATGGTATATTGCTGGGGGTGGTAGCAGGAAAAGAA GACATGCCGAGACTCTAATATTTGATGTTATAAAACTTGAATGGTCTGTCGCTGTTGCTTCACCAGCTTCTTCTATCACAACCAACAAG GGATTCAGCCTCGTCCTTGTGCAGCATAAGGAAAGGGATTTTCTTGTGGCTTTTGGTGGTTTCAAGAAAGATCCATCAAATGAG GTTGAGGTACTcattatggaaaaaaatgaattgtcAATGGGTCGCAGATCAAGTTTAAGTAAAGCTGCTGGGAATCGTTTGACATCCACTGGGCCTGCTTCTCAGCCAATTAATTCTACCTGTCATGTGGATTCTATAGCGAGACAGAATCTAGCCTCTGCGGTTGAGCATCATGGCTCTGGTAGAAAATCATTGTCAGAGTCTTTACTCATTGATCCTAGTTCTGTGTCTGGTAATGTCTCACTTCGCAAGCAATTTTCCAATGATGAAGACGCCTGTGCAAAGATGACTAAGACTTCAGGCGATGAAAGCCCTTCACAG GAACAAGGAGCAAAACAACTGGACATAGAAATCAAAACAAGCAGCAGTGGACGTAAAGTTATGGCTGAGGAGATTTCTACTATCTCTGAATCTGAACATTTGTCTACTCATCACAGACAAGCAAGTGGAAACCTTTTTCAAGACACTGATGATTTTGTCTTCCAAGAAGGTGATTATAAAGCTGGATTACTAGCTTCATCAGGTGCTTGTCAGCAGTATGAAGCAAAAATTTCTGCCCTAATGAGGAAGAACGGAATTCTAGAAGGACAGCTGGAAGCTGCATTGGCTGGCCGTGAAGAAGCAGAGAAAAAATCAACTTCTGCTCTGAAAAGTAAACAGGACATGGAAAAAAAGATGGCCGACGCTGTAAGGGAGATGGAGTTGCTTAAAGAAAAGCTAGCTAGTGTTGAATTGGCCCAGGAAGAGGCTAACAGTTTATCCAACATCGTCCACTCTGATAATGTCAGGCTTGAGCATGATGTGGCTTTCCTCAAAGCAGTTATGGATGATACACAGAAG GAACTGCATACAACAAGGGGAGTCCTTGCTGGAGAAAGGGCAAGAGCTTTCCAGTTGCAG GTTGAAGTTTTCCATTTAAAACAAAGATTGCAGTCACTGGAGAATCGATCTCCAACACCTCGGAAGCCTTTCCATGTTTAG